GCGAACGCATCAAGCGGTGTCCATGCCCGCTTCAGAACATCGTTCTCAAAGCCGTCGGCAACGTTGACGAGGCTCGATGGTCCGACGACAATGCCGACGGACCGGGTCTGTGCGCCGCAGCCCAGGCAATCACTGGATATCGGAACTTTGTACCATTCCTTTGTCAGCAGGGATCGATTGTGTGTCAGATGCAGACCCGGTTGTTAACAGCGTAGAGGCCGCGCAGTGGTGTTCCGATCTCCCTTGACCTTCCCCCTCGCGCCGAGAGCTATACTTATACTCCAGTATAATATTTTATCAACCAGACGAGGACGCCTTAGGCTTCAAATGCTGCGGAGACGACCTGCCGCAACATCCGACGCATGTGAGAATATGCGGAGATTGGCCGTTATTTGTGGTGTGCGACAGACCCTGGCGCCGCCGTTGCCGTCGTGGCGGATATCGGCACTGGTCGATCCAAAGAAGCTGTCCATTGCTTCGATGAATCGGATCAAGGACCGCCGACGGTTGCGTGGACCTCGCAAGCCCAAAAATGGCACCTGCCGCAAGGCTGCTGCGCAATTCAATACGAAATGACGTTGTGGGTGCGACGTTTTAGCCTCTTGAGAATTCAACGCTGTCTTGTAAATGACATCGGAACTATCGTTAACCTAGAAATTTTTACTGCCATATAACTTTACCCCATTTGATTTTGATTGAGCATTCTGAGGGGCGGCAAATGTATCAATTTAATGCTTCGTTATTTATCGGCTTTTTGGCAATAAATGCCCCAACCGAGGCATATGGCGTTTGCTGGCGGGCGTAATGTTATGCGCACGCTTTTAATCGCAATCCTTCTGTTGGTGCTCTTACCGACCTTGGCTCTTTTCGGCTTTATCTTGTCCAGAGACGTCTTTTACGTCGTAGACGATTATCGTTACCGGCTCACAGTCAACTTTATGGTCGATGGTAAGCCGTTGTCGGCCAGTGGTGTGGTACAGGAGATCATCCACAAGCCGCCTTGCATTCTGTTGGAACAGACATGTGGGCGTGTGGCGATAAAAGGCGACGCGATCCCCGTGCCGTTTCCCAACGGCAAAGTGGCGTTTGTTCTTCTTCAAGTGGTTGACGGTCACAGAATTACGAACGGTGAGTACGCTAGCCATGCTCTGCCTACTGGGGCGCCGACCGGTAAAATGAGCGCGCCGCTGCATCAGGAATTCGAGGTTAGCGCCGTCTCGCTCCCAAACATTGTCTATTTTGCGAACACGAGTGATCCATACTCAATGACCATCATCGATCCAGAGAACATCGACCAGACCGGCGGCCCGGGCGCAAAATACTTGGATGCCACCATTTCGGCGACCGACGAGCCCGTCACACGCGTCATCAGCAAATACCTTCCCTGGGTCTCTACTTTCAAATCCCGTCTCGATCCCGCCCAAACGGACTTTTCCCGATACGTGCAAATGCAAAACCTAGCCGGTTATCTGAGGAGAGATGACCTATGACGGATGACCTCACGCACCTGTTTTTCGCAGTATAGGGCCTTGGCACGAATAGGAGTTGGTTGATGAGAATATTGGCTTTGGTTGAAAGAACGTAAGCATATGAAGAGGCTCTCAAAATCACTGATCATCGTAGCCTTGATTATTATGGTGATCGTGATCCTTGTCCTCTTCCAAAGCAACGCTGCTATAGTTGACCAATTTAAATATCGCATTGAAGCGACATTCGAGGAGAACGGAGCGACCATCACCGCTTCTGGTGTCATCAGCATTGTCCAACGGCGTGATTTCGTTTGTCTTGGGATTTGCAGCATAGTCACTTCGGTTAAAGGTCAGGCAACTCGCGTCAACTTTTCGAACGGAAAATCGCTGTTCGTCTTGCTCGGTACTGCTGATCACTCGTTTAGAGCGGGAACGATGCCTTACCAAGCGCTAAAGCCCCGTCCCCCGCACAAAAAAATAAGCGAACTTCCCCATGATCCTGTGATCGTGCCGCCCGAGTATGTTCCTACCATAATCTACTTCAACGACACGTCGGATCCGGTAAGCGCGGTGATCGCAACGCCGGAGAACCTCTCGGCTCTGGTTGAACTGGGCGCGAGATTGGTGAGCATCTCGGTGAAGCTGACCGATGATCCCGTCACGACTGGGATCGACCGATTGCTCCCCTGGCTTAGCAAAGAAGGAGTCATTCAAAACTCAAACGCGAACATATCCATGTCACACTACCTCTATCCAGAATCGGACAACAATTCCAAGACATTGCAATCCGCTTATCCACGTTTTCTCGAAAGGAATGATTGGTAATGGACCCAGATTTAATGGATGCTATTCTTGCAATGAATGCCTATGATGCCAGCCGCTGAGCCTCTCCAGAATGGGTTCAATGGAAGTTCCTCGCCTTCACCCTTGCACACGCTGGCACCCAACTCCTGCGCCTGCTTGAACGTCATCCAGATCGGCGCGGACCCGCGCCTGAACCCTTGGCCAGCGCCGAGCATCCAACAGAAAAACCCGCCGCAGGTGGGTTGAACGATCGACCGAAAGAACGGTGCTCCAAAGCCTCACTGCCGTACACGGCGGCTTGGGTTCGACAACGCGGAAGGCGAGACCAGCGCAGCGGCTCGCCGCATGGAGCGGGCCGGAGGATCTGAGGCTATTGGGAAAAGCCCGGTTCGTCGGTGTAAGCTGGAGAGAAGGTTTCCTGCGCGCAATAGTGCGGCAAGCAAGTCGGCGTCTGAAAACGAGGCGCCAGTTCTGTCAGGTACTTTTGCTCGCAAGCCCAAAACAGGAAAATACCCGCCCAGCCGAAAACGGCAGCGGTCGCAAGACTGCTGCGCGAAATGGATACGAAATGCGCGTTTTGGGTGCGACGTTTTAGCCTTTTGAGAATTCAACGTTATCTTGTAAATGTCATCGGCACTATCGTACGCCTAGAAAGTTTTACTACGATATAACTTTAGCCATTTGATTTCGATTGAGCATTCTGAGGGGGCTGCAATTGTATCAACTTAATGATTCGTTATTTGTCGGCTTTTTGACAGTAAATACCCCGACCGAGGCATATGGCATTCGCTGGTGGGCGTAACATTATGCGCACGCTTATAATCGCAATCCTTCTTTTAGTACTCTTACCGACCTTGGCTCTTTTTGGCTTTATCTTGTCTAGAGACGTCTTTTACGTCGTAGACGACTATCGTTACCGGCTCACAGTCAACTTTATGGTCGATGGCAAGCCATTGTCGGCCAGAGGTGTGGTTGAGGAGACAGTTCATCGACCGCCGTGCATCATGACCGAAACAAATTGCGGCCACATAGCAATAAAAGGCGATGCGGTTCCAGTCACATTTCCCAATGGAAAAACCGTATTCGTACTTCTGCAAGTCATCGACACAGATAGAGCCTCAATAGGCGTCACTCCAAGCAGGGCCCTGCCAAATACATCTCCAACTGGAAAAATGAATGTGTGGATGCGCCGCGAGTTTGCGGTAAGCACTCTTTTGCTGCCTACGATTGTCTATTTTCCCGACCCCCGCGATCCATACTCGGTGATCCTCACCAACCCAGACCGAATTTCAGAGATCGGTGGCCCCACAGCAGCCTACGTGAACGCTACTGTAATGGTCACTGACGAGCCTGTTACACGGAATGTTGAAAGCTACCTCCCGTGGATCAACACTTTCAATAGCAACTTAGACGTCAAGAAAGTGGAATTCTTCCGATACGAGCTAATGAAAAACCTCGTTAGTTATTTAAGAAGGGATGATTTATGACCGATGACTTAATGAACGCAATACTTGCAATGAATGCGTATGACTTTGGCCCCAATGCTTCACTTGACGGAACCACCTACACTTACATCGGAAACTGGAAAATTAACTCGTTTGCCGATCCCAATAACAACAATTTTATGGCGGTATCCTATTGGGATGGCCTGAGCTACGAGATATCGTATCGAGGTACAACCGACATTCTCGGGACTGACATTCTCGACGGAGATTTCTGGAACGGCTGGATGATCGGCGGCGGCTCTCAGGACGCAGCTGACGTCAATTCGGCAATTACATTCTATCA
This Rhizobium leguminosarum DNA region includes the following protein-coding sequences:
- a CDS encoding ArdC family protein, whose amino-acid sequence is MLGAGQGFRRGSAPIWMTFKQAQELGASVCKGEGEELPLNPFWRGSAAGIIGIHCKNSIH